From one Musa acuminata AAA Group cultivar baxijiao unplaced genomic scaffold, Cavendish_Baxijiao_AAA HiC_scaffold_599, whole genome shotgun sequence genomic stretch:
- the LOC135662226 gene encoding DNA-directed RNA polymerase subunit beta', whose protein sequence is MNQNFYSMIDRYKHQQLRIGLVSPQQIKAWANKILPNGEIVGEVTKPYTFHYKTNKPEKDGLFCERISGPIKSGICACGNYRVIGAEKEDPKFCEQCGVEFVDSRIRRYQMGYIKLACPVTHVWYLKRLPSYIANLLDKPLKELEGLVYCDFSFARPIAKKPTFLRLRGLFEYEIQSRKYSIPLFFTTQGFETFRNREISTGAGAIREQLADSDLRIITGNSLVEWKELGEEGSTGNEWEDRKIRRRKDFLVRRMELAKHFIRTNVEPEWMVLCLLPVLPPELRPIIQIDGGKLMSSDINELYRRVIYRNNTLTDLLATSRSTPGELVMCQEKLVQEAVDTLLDNGIRGQPMRDGHNKVYKSFSDVIEGKEGRFRETLLGKRVDYSGRSVIVVGPSLSLHQCGLPREIAIELFQTFVIRGLIRQHVASNIGIAKSKIREKEPIVWEILQEVMRGHPVLLNRAPTLHRLGIQAFQPFLVEGRAICLHPLVCKGFNADFDGDQMAVHVPLSLEAQAEARLLMFSHMNLLSPAIGDPISVPTQDMLIGLYLLTIGNRRGICANRYNPYRYSCGNYQNKKVDNKKNDYRYTEKKEPYFSSSYDALGAYQQKRISLDSPLWLRWRLDQRVIGSREVPIEVQYESLGTYHEIYGHYLIEGSVTKEIRCIYIRTTLGHISFYREIEEAIQGFCRAYSYAI, encoded by the exons ATGAATCAGAATTTCTATTCTATGATTGACCGGTATAAACATCAACAACTTCGAATTGGACTAGTTTCTCCTCAACAAATAAAGGCTTGGGCCAACAAAATTTTACCTAATGGAGAGATAGTTGGAGAGGTGACAAAGCCCTATACGTTTCATTATAAGACCAATAAACCAGAAAAAGATGGATTGTTTTGTGAAAGAATCTCTGGGCCCATAAAAAGTGGAATTTGTGCTTGtggaaattatcgagtgattggaGCTGAAAAAGAAGACCCGAAATTTTGTGAACAATGCGGGGTGGAATTTGTTGATTCTCGGATACGAAGATATCAAATGGGATACATCAAACTCGCATGTCCAGTGACTCATGTGTGGTATTTGAAACGTCTTCCTAGTTATATCGCGAATCTTTTAGATAAACCCCTTAAGGAATTAGAAGGCCTAGTATACTGCGAT ttttcttttgctaggcccatagcgaaaaaacctactttcttacgattacgaggtttattcgaatatgaaatccaatctcggaaatacagcataccacttttttttactacccaaggcttcgagacatttcgaaatcgagaaatctctacaggagcaggtgctatcagagaacaattagccgattcagatttgcgaattattacgggtaattcattagtagaatggaaggaattaggggaggaggggtccactggaaatgaatgggaagatagaaaaattagaagaagaaaggattttttggttagacgcatggaattagctaaacattttattcgaacaaatgtagaaccagaatggatggttttgtgcttattaccagttcttcctcccgagttgagaccaatcattcagatagatgggggtaaactaatgagttcggatattaatgaactctatagacgagttatctatcggaataatactcttaccgatctattagcaacaagtagatctacgccaggggaattagtaatgtgtcaggagaaattggtacaagaggccgtggatacacttcttgataatgggatccgtggacaaccaatgagggatggtcataataaaGTTTACAAGTCATTTTCAGATGTAATTGAAGGCAAAGAGGGAAGATTTCGTGAGACTCTGCTTGGTAAACGTGTCGATTATTCGGGACGTTCCGTCATTGTCGTGGGTCCTTCGCTTTCATTACATCAGTGTGGATTACCTCGAGAAATAGCAATAGAGCTTTTCCAAACATTTGTAATTCGTGGTCTAATCAGACAACATGTTGCTTCTAACATAGGAATTGCTAAAAGTAAAATTCGGGAAAAAGAACCCATTGTATGGGAAATACTTCAAGAAGTTATGCGGGGGCATCCTGTATTATTGAATAGAGCACCCACCCTGCACAGATTAGGCATACAGGCGTTCCAACCCTTTTTAGTGGAGGGACGCGCTATTTGTTTACATCCATTAGTTTGTAAGGGTTTCAATGCAGactttgatggggatcaaatggctgttcatgtacctttatctttggaagctcaagcggaggctcgtttacttatgttttctcatatgaatctcttgtctccagctattggggatcctatttccgtaccaactcaagatatgcttatcggactctatttattaacgatcgggaatcgtcgaggtatttgtgcaaataggtataatccatatagatatagttgcggaaactaccaaaataaaaaggttgacaataaaaaaaatgactataggtatacggaaaAGAAAGAACCCTATTTTTCTAGTTCCTATGATGCACTTGGAGCTTATCAACAGAAACGAATTAGTTTAGATAGTCCTTTGTGGCTCCGATGGAGACTAGATCAACGTGTCATTGGCTCAAGAGAAGTTCCCATCGAAGTTCAATATGAATCTTTGGGTacttatcatgagatttatgggcactatctaatagaaggaagtgtaacaaaggaaatccgttgtatatacattcgaactactcttggtcatatttctttttatcggGAAATAGAAGAAGCCATACAGGGGTTTTGTCGAGCCTACTCATACGCTATCTAA